The genomic DNA TCCTTGCCAGCGAAGTGTCGATCATGAACTTTCATTCGATCCAATCGGAAAAAGGAATCTGGATTCATTTTAACAAATGCACTCCGAACCCGACAGTGGGCCCGGAGGGCTTCCGACTACTCGACGATCAGGTTTTTCGTGGCAATCGCGGACAGACCGGGTTTTTCGGCATAAATGGTCAAATGGTAGACGCCGGGCTGGTGAAACGTCTTCTTCACCAGATACTTGCCCTTGGCCACGGATTTGGCCTCGACCCGCTCTGTATGATCCCCTTCTTCATGTTGAATGCCGATTTCCACCTTTGCTTCATCGACAGGGCGATCCTTCGCGGTGACGTAGACAACCAGTTCAGCCTTTTGATGGGTTTTCGCCGGATGGGGAGTCGATTCCACCCGCAGGGACAACCCGGTATGCTCCTCGGCGGCGTCTCCGCCTGCCGTGCAGGCACTGACGGACACACACACCGTGATCAGCAAGATCAAGCGACACACATGAGCGATCCTGGAACCAAGGCCTTTTCGTATCATGCATCACGCTCCTTATCGGCAAAAAAACCGGCCCATCACCCATCATGGTACCAAACTGGGGTGCATCCCCCTTTCGTCCCCCATAACGAAACCTTGGGTGACGGTTTTAATCAATGGGTGTGCAACTCTTCGGTGTGTCCCACTCCGTTAAACCAGGAGCAGTTCCAGCGGCCATCCGCCTTTTTTTCCCAATTGCAATAGGCGGCATAGCTTTTATCCTTTTCCTCGGTCATTACGTGGTTGATCGATTCAATCACGCAATATTCACTCATCCTGTACCTGTTGAAAAGCCAGGAGTTCATGTTGTACAACATTCCCAGCGCGATGGACCTGGAACAATCCGAACCGTTGGCGGGAAAACGCCCGGTATCCGAGGTCCACTCCTCCTCGGCGTTGGGATCAAAAGGTTTCTTGCCTTCGGGAGATTCGTGGGAGCTGGCCTTGTTGCAGCTGACGACGTTTTTCTCTTCGTCGGACAGGATATGCATCTTACCTGCCCCCGTGCCGACAGCCGTGCCTTTTTCCAATTTGGGGTAGGTGGTAATCTCTTGCGTATGAACGTCCTCTTTCCCCGAATGCATGGCTTGATGCATCCGATCGATATTGGATTGGAATTCCTGATCATAGATCTGCAGATCGATATCCATGCGGGGGTGGCCGCGCTTCACCACCACATCCATCTCGCGAACTGTTTTACCGTCTTTGCTGATGCGCAGCTTTTGCTCGCCCAACGGCACTTGGGGAATGGTAAATTTCCCGTTGTGCCTTGTGGTGGCTTTCCGCCCGCCGATTTCGATCTGCAGGTCGGTGAGCGGAATCTGCAGCTTTGCCGAACCATCGGTCCGCTCCTCGAACCACTTATCCGCGCTCATTTTGTCCAGCTTTTTCAAGGCCTTTTTCAACCTTTGCT from Planifilum fimeticola includes the following:
- a CDS encoding FixH family protein, which codes for MIRKGLGSRIAHVCRLILLITVCVSVSACTAGGDAAEEHTGLSLRVESTPHPAKTHQKAELVVYVTAKDRPVDEAKVEIGIQHEEGDHTERVEAKSVAKGKYLVKKTFHQPGVYHLTIYAEKPGLSAIATKNLIVE
- a CDS encoding carboxypeptidase-like regulatory domain-containing protein, translated to MGKWLKVLVLAAMVLSMSAMGITRAHADAKTAINGTLTTTIEFDEENVQGAKEWIDETLALAKKDLETEMEKAKGKEKQRLKKALKKLDKMSADKWFEERTDGSAKLQIPLTDLQIEIGGRKATTRHNGKFTIPQVPLGEQKLRISKDGKTVREMDVVVKRGHPRMDIDLQIYDQEFQSNIDRMHQAMHSGKEDVHTQEITTYPKLEKGTAVGTGAGKMHILSDEEKNVVSCNKASSHESPEGKKPFDPNAEEEWTSDTGRFPANGSDCSRSIALGMLYNMNSWLFNRYRMSEYCVIESINHVMTEEKDKSYAAYCNWEKKADGRWNCSWFNGVGHTEELHTH